A genomic window from Chaetodon trifascialis isolate fChaTrf1 chromosome 22, fChaTrf1.hap1, whole genome shotgun sequence includes:
- the syt1a gene encoding synaptotagmin-1a isoform X1, which yields MNESRREALAAPEPTTTSSAPAGSNTTSMTGPGTGEKDEAFSKLKDKFMNELNKIPLPSWAIVSIAFVAIILVLACCFCICKKWIFKKKNKKKGKDKGKNAINMKDVKDGAKTEALKDEEDAETGLTETEKEAEPKEDQKLGKLQYSLDYNFTENTLIVGIIQAAELPAMDMGGTSDPYVKVYLLPDKKKKFETKVHRKTLNPVFNEQFTFKVPYVELGGKTLVMTVYDFDRFSKHDAIGDIKVPMNKVDFSHITEEWRDLQSAEKEEQEKLGDICFSLRYVPTAGKLTVVVLEAKNLKKMDVGGLSDPYVKIHLMQNGKRLKKKKTTIKKNTLNPYYNESFSFEVPFEQIQKVQIVITVLDYDKIGKNDAIGKVFVGLNSSGTELRHWSDMLANPRRPIAQWHVLKPEEEVDAQLSTKK from the exons ATGAACGAGAGTCGGAGGGAAGCGCTGGCGGCGCCCGagcccaccaccacctcctccgccCCGGCTGGCTCCAACACCACCAGCATGACCGGCCCCGGCACCGGCGAGAAGGACGAGGCCTTTTCCAAGCTGAAGGACAAGTTCATGAATGAGCTGAACAAAATCCCAC TGCCGTCATGGGCCATTGTCTCTATTGCCTTCGTGGCAATCATCctggtgttagcatgctgcttcTGCATCTGCAAAAAATGGATattcaagaagaaaaacaaaaagaagggCAAAGACAAGGGCAAAAATGCCATCAACATGAAGGACGTGAAGGACGGAGCCAAAACCGAG GCCTtgaaggatgaggaggatgcgGAGACAGGGCTGACTGAAACGGAGAAAGAAGCCGAGCCCAAGGAGGACCAGAAACTGGGCAAATTACAATACTCCCTGGATTACAATTTCACAGAGAATACG ctcattgtggGGATCAtccaggctgcagagctgccCGCCATGGACATGGGCGGCACATCTGACCCGTACGTAAAGGTCTACCTGCTGCcggacaagaagaagaagtttgaGACCAAAGTCCACAGGAAGACCCTCAATCCTGTCTTCAATGAGCAGTTCACCTTCAAG GTGCCCTACGTGGAGCTCGGTGGAAAGACGCTGGTGATGACGGTGTACGATTTTGACCGCTTCTCCAAACACGATGCCATCGGTGACATCAAGGTGCCCATGAACAAGGTGGACTTCAGCCACATAACGGAGGAGTGGCGGGATCTGCAGAGCGccgagaaggaggag CAAGAGAAGCTGGGCGACATCTGCTTCTCCCTGCGATACGTTCCCACCGCCGGCAAGCTGACCGTGGTCGTCCTCGAGGCCAAAAACCTGAAGAAAATGGATGTGGGAGGCTTGTCAG ATCCATATGTGAAGATCCACCTGATGCAAAACGGCAAaaggctgaagaagaagaagacgacaaTCAAGAAGAACACCCTCAACCCTTATTACAACGAGTCCTTTAGCTTTGAAGTCCCGTTCGAACAGATCCAG AAAGTGCAAATTGTTATAACTGTTCTGGACTATGACAAGATCGGCAAGAACGATGCCATTGGCAAGGTCTTTGTGGGCCTCAACAGCTCGGGGACGGAGCTGCGCC
- the syt1a gene encoding synaptotagmin-1a isoform X2: protein MNESRREALAAPEPTTTSSAPAGSNTTSMTGPGTGEKDEAFSKLKDKFMNELNKIPLPSWAIVSIAFVAIILVLACCFCICKKWIFKKKNKKKGKDKGKNAINMKDVKDGAKTEDEEDAETGLTETEKEAEPKEDQKLGKLQYSLDYNFTENTLIVGIIQAAELPAMDMGGTSDPYVKVYLLPDKKKKFETKVHRKTLNPVFNEQFTFKVPYVELGGKTLVMTVYDFDRFSKHDAIGDIKVPMNKVDFSHITEEWRDLQSAEKEEQEKLGDICFSLRYVPTAGKLTVVVLEAKNLKKMDVGGLSDPYVKIHLMQNGKRLKKKKTTIKKNTLNPYYNESFSFEVPFEQIQKVQIVITVLDYDKIGKNDAIGKVFVGLNSSGTELRHWSDMLANPRRPIAQWHVLKPEEEVDAQLSTKK from the exons ATGAACGAGAGTCGGAGGGAAGCGCTGGCGGCGCCCGagcccaccaccacctcctccgccCCGGCTGGCTCCAACACCACCAGCATGACCGGCCCCGGCACCGGCGAGAAGGACGAGGCCTTTTCCAAGCTGAAGGACAAGTTCATGAATGAGCTGAACAAAATCCCAC TGCCGTCATGGGCCATTGTCTCTATTGCCTTCGTGGCAATCATCctggtgttagcatgctgcttcTGCATCTGCAAAAAATGGATattcaagaagaaaaacaaaaagaagggCAAAGACAAGGGCAAAAATGCCATCAACATGAAGGACGTGAAGGACGGAGCCAAAACCGAG gatgaggaggatgcgGAGACAGGGCTGACTGAAACGGAGAAAGAAGCCGAGCCCAAGGAGGACCAGAAACTGGGCAAATTACAATACTCCCTGGATTACAATTTCACAGAGAATACG ctcattgtggGGATCAtccaggctgcagagctgccCGCCATGGACATGGGCGGCACATCTGACCCGTACGTAAAGGTCTACCTGCTGCcggacaagaagaagaagtttgaGACCAAAGTCCACAGGAAGACCCTCAATCCTGTCTTCAATGAGCAGTTCACCTTCAAG GTGCCCTACGTGGAGCTCGGTGGAAAGACGCTGGTGATGACGGTGTACGATTTTGACCGCTTCTCCAAACACGATGCCATCGGTGACATCAAGGTGCCCATGAACAAGGTGGACTTCAGCCACATAACGGAGGAGTGGCGGGATCTGCAGAGCGccgagaaggaggag CAAGAGAAGCTGGGCGACATCTGCTTCTCCCTGCGATACGTTCCCACCGCCGGCAAGCTGACCGTGGTCGTCCTCGAGGCCAAAAACCTGAAGAAAATGGATGTGGGAGGCTTGTCAG ATCCATATGTGAAGATCCACCTGATGCAAAACGGCAAaaggctgaagaagaagaagacgacaaTCAAGAAGAACACCCTCAACCCTTATTACAACGAGTCCTTTAGCTTTGAAGTCCCGTTCGAACAGATCCAG AAAGTGCAAATTGTTATAACTGTTCTGGACTATGACAAGATCGGCAAGAACGATGCCATTGGCAAGGTCTTTGTGGGCCTCAACAGCTCGGGGACGGAGCTGCGCC